Part of the Polaribacter sp. Hel1_33_78 genome is shown below.
GTTATGAATTTAGAAATGACGAATCTCTTCCTCGTGAACTGACAAAAAAAATTCTTAAAAGCTATGAATGGCACTTAATTCTAATTGGTTTTCATTTTGATGAAAATGACGATAGCAGTATTGATAATTTACCAAAGGATTTTTCACAATATAGTTTGAGATTACGTTGTGCTGTAAATGCTTTTATTGAAGGGAATCCAATATCTGATGAATTAGAAGGATACCTAAATGAAGATTTAGATAATAAATTAAAAAACGATTGCCCAACAATACCTAAACTGCATTAAAACGCAGTTTAGCCAATACGTTTGCAAACATTAACTTTAAAATATAAATATGAAATTCAAATTAATTATACTACTTTTTAGTATTTCGATTTACTATGGTTATTCTCAAGAAATAGTTAAACAATATCACGAAAATGGACAATTACGTATAATAGGAAAAATGGAAAATGGAAAACCAGAAGGAGTATGGAAAATCTACCACGAGAATGGACAATTAGCTGAAATAGGAAAAGTGGAAAATGGAAAACAAGAGGGAGCATGGAAAACCTATCACGAGAATGGACAATTAGAAACGGAAGGAAAATATGCAAATGAAAAACTAGACGGAGCATGGAAAACCTACCACGAGAGCGGACAGTTAAAAGGGTAAGAAAATTATGTTAACGGAGAACAAGATGGAGCATGGAAATACTATCACGAGAATGGACAGTTATTCAAGATAGGAAAAAATGTAAATGGACAAGCAGAAGGAGTATGGAAAATCTACCACGAGAATGGACAGTTATCCAAGATAGGAAAAAATGTAAATGGACAAGCAGAAGGAGAATGGAAATCCTATCACGAGAATGGACAATTAGCTGAAATAGGAAAAATGGAAGATGGAAAACCAGAAGGAGAATGTAAAATTTATCACGAGAACGGGCAATTATATCAAACGAGATTATGGTCTCAGGGTAAATTCATGGATATAGTTAATTGTTTTGACAATAAGGTCAATGCTTTAAAGAAAGGGTCCTTAATAAACGGTAATGGAACCGTTCATTATTATAATGAATTAGGCGAGCTTACGGAAACTAAAAATTATATCAATGGAGAAGAACAAAAATAACATTTGCCAACAATATGTATAATGCATGCCCTGCGGGATACGCATTATACATTGAACGTTGGCAATAATTAATAAAAAGAATGACATGAGAGTTAAAAAGTTTATTTTAATACTAATACTCTATTCTTCAGGGATTAGCCTAAACGCTCAAACCGAACTCGACTCATTATACGCAATATGGCAAGACAATGCTCAATTAGACTCAGTTCGCACGAAGGCTTACTATAACTATATATGGAAAGGATTTCTGTATTCTAAGCCAGATTCCGCTCTCATTCTGGCAAAAAATCTTGTAAAATATGGAGCAGATAAAAAATATCCTAAAGCCAAAAATTTCGGCTATAACATTCAAGGCATTGTTTACAAAAATAAAAGTGATTATACCAAAGCCATGGAATTTCAAGAAAAGAGCTTAGCACTTTATAAAAAAGAAGGTGACAAAGAAAATATTGCTAGTACGCTTCATAATATGGCCATTATTTATAGAAGAACAGGTAATCACGTAAAAGCACTCGAGTATTACAATCAAAGTATCATGATTAATAAGTCGATTAATAACCAAAAAGGAATTGCCAATTCCCTTGCAGGCATTGGTGTTATTTATTCGAAGCAAGGTAATTACCCAAAAGCCATCACTTATATTGATGAGGGGCTTAAAATCAATGAACAGCTTGGAGACCAAACGGGTATTGCAGATTTTCAGATCAATATTGGTAGCGTTTATCTTGAACAAGGTGATGATGTTAAAGCCTTAGAGTATTTTAATGAAAGTTTGAATTTTTATAAAGAACAAGACAACCTATATAGGCTATCAGAAATCTTAAATAATATTGGACTTACATCTCAAAATCAAGGAGATTATGACCAAGCTTTGAGTTATTTCAATCAAAATAAAACCATTAATGAACGACTCGATAATAAAATTGGTATTGCTAATGACCTCAACGCTATAGGTCTTGTTTACGATAATCTTGGTGACGATAAAAAGGCCTTGGACTATTACAATCAAAGCTTTAAAATTCAAAAAGAATTTAGGGATAAAAATGGTATGGCTAGATCCAAAATAAATATTGGAGGAGTTTATCTTACCCAAAGCAACTACTCTAAATCTGTAGATAATTGCCAAAAAGGGTACCAATTGGCGTTATCTGTTAATGATCTTATGGCGCAAAGGGATGCTTGCAAATGCCTATACGATGCTTTCAAAGCAAAACGTAAAGCAAATGAAGCTTTATTTTATATGGAAAAAATAAGGCTGCTTGATGACAGTCTTAATCTCAAAGAAACCGCAACAAAACTTCAGCAAATGGAGTTTAAAAAGGCAATATTAGCCGATAGTTTGGAATTCTCAAAAAAGCAAGCGATTGGAAAAATGAAATTAGAGAAATCTGAAAACACCAAGCGAGCATGGATTATTGGCGCTGTTTTACTTCTGCTTTTAGCTGGTGTGATCTATTATGGTTACCGGCAAAAGCGAAAAGCAAACAGGTTCTTAAAAGAGCGTAATGCATTTGAAATAGAGAACAAAAAGAAAGCCATGACTTTATTTAGCCAACAGGTCTCTCCTGAGGTTGCAAAAGAATTACTGTCTGATTCTTACAAATCGGGAGCTAATAAAGTGCGAGCCTGTATCATGTTTCTTGATATTAGGGGGTTTACACCATTCTCTGAATCAAGAAATGCAACAGAGATTAACCAATATCAAAATGACGTTTTTGGCTTTATGATCGATATTATTAGTGCACATAATGGCATCATAAACCAGTTTATGGGAGATGGATTTTTAGCGTCCTTTGGTGCACCAGCCTCCCCCGGGAATCACAGCCAAAATGCGGTTAATGCGTCCCTAGAAATACTCAAAGAGCTTGAGGACCGCTGTTCATCTGGTCGATTAATCGATACTAAAATTGGTATTGGATTGCATACAGGAGAAATCGTAACAGGAAATGTGGGTACTGCTCAAAGAAGACAATACTCAGTGACTGGAAACACGGTCATATTAGCATCACGAATCGAGCAGTTGAACAAGCAGTTTAAATCGGAGTTGCTTTTATCTAAAGAAGTGATTAATGATCTTAATGACATTGAAAACTACACTTTTGAATCGCTTGGCTTCATACAACTAAAAGGTAGAACGGAGCCTGTTGAAGTCATTAAAATGGCATCAAGTTAGTTTCAATTATAACATTTTAAATTCATTAGCATAAAGGTTTGGCTATTAAGCTTCAGAAAAAAAAATTAAACTTAAAAATTGAGTTTATTTTGATTTTCAAATTCAATATTTGTCGTTTACTTACAACTCCAATGTATTAGAAAAAATTATTGCTCTCAACCAACCTTTAAATATCGCAGAAAGCTATAATGTGAAATTTGAAAATGTAATTGATGATTTGTAAAAATACGTGAGCCCAACAAATTAATTGGATTTACCTACTAAAAATATTGATCGAATTTATTGAAAGAATAATTTTTAGACCATACTTTTAGTGAATATTATTTGTGGATGAATAAAGAGACAGAAAGAAATTATTCATATATTAATTTCTTTGATAGAAAATAAAAATACTATTGCCAACATCGTATATAAAAAATAGCGGTTCAGGTGCAAGCCTGAATCGTTTTTGCATTTAATTAAGTATATTGCTTTACGAAAGGTTAGTGCTTCTAAATCCGCTACTTTTCATATACAAAACCGTTGTAACCAATTAAAACATAGATGACGTAAAGATGTCATATAGATTACGACACCAATGCCAATGCTTTTATTTAGCTTTGCTTTCAACAATTAAACATCTCTCAATTGAAGAATAAAGATTTAGCAAAAAGAGTAAAAGAATTAAGAAAGCGAAACGGAATGTCACAAGAACTCTTGGCAGAAAATTCTGGATTAAGTTTGCGGACAGTTCAAAGAATTGAAAATGGAGAAACCCAACCTACCGGAGATTCTATTAAAAGATTATCTAGTGCCTTAAATGTTACACCTAACGAATTAATAGATTGGCATATTATTGAAGATAGTAAAGCTTTATTACTATTAAACTTGTCACAACTAGGGTTTATAGCATTTCCATTACTTGGTATATTAATTCCATTAATTATTTGGACTTCAAAAAAGGATAAGATAAAAGATATAGACCAAGTCGGAAAATCAATTTTAAATTTTCAAATATCTTGGACCTTACTTTTGTTTTTATTAGTTATTGGTCTTTTTATTACCTCAAAACTTGAACTTACAACCATTTCTTTTGCTGGAATACTAATAACTATCAGCGCAATGTATTTTCTAAATTTTGTAGTTGTAATAACTAATACCCTAAAATACCATAATGGCAAATCTGTAAAGTATCCATCAGTATTTAAATTCTTAAGTTAGTTAAATAAAGAACAAATGAATAAATCAAACGACAAAGTAACATTGGAACTTGTATTGCGTCAATGCGTTTTTATAATTCTTAATATTTATGCAATATCTAAATTGTTAGGCGGTCAATTCTATATGAAAGGAAAAATACCTGATGAAATTGCAAATACTACATTAGGAGAAGCTAGTGGATTTTCATTGGCATGGACATTTATGGGACACTCATATTTTTATATTTTGTTCATTGGTGTTTTTCAACTTTCAGGAGCTTGGTTTCTATTATGGAATAAAACAAAATTGATAGGAGTATTGATATTAATACCTATAATGGTAAACATAATTGTATTCGATATTATTTTTCTTGATGTATATCCAGCATTAGCCAATGCCATAATAGTTCTTTTGATGTTATTCTTAATTCTATTTTTCAATGGAGAAATAATAAAAGATATTGTCATTAAGCTTACTAACTTCCAATCAAAAACTAGTGTTCCTATTAAAAAAAGATTAATCACTTTTGGAATTACTATCTTGTTTATTATATTAATTTTCAGTTTTGATTCATTCATTGAATACTGGCTTGGAGCTAGTAAAGAAAAAATAATAGAATAATAACTGGTTACAACACCTTGTATAATTAATTGCTAGTTTTAGCTAATTTACGAAAGTCCTCGCGGACCTTCTATTTGGTTTATATTTACTAAATTAGTTGCTTAAATCACGTAACTAATCTTATACAACAACGTTAGCAAAAACAAATAGTACCAAAATGAAATATAAAATAATAACTATTTCTATTGTCCTATTTTCTCTATTAGGATGCAAGCTGGAGGGAGAAAAAAAGGTAGTAACTCAGAATGAGCAAACAATGGATCAAAATGAAATAAAACGCATTGCAAAAGAAACTTACATCGCCTTATTTCCTCTTGTATATAATTATGGTACGATGTACAATCAAGCAATTAATAAGAATGCACCAGAATACATAGGAGGATTTGGAGTCTACAAACACTATGGTTTATCTACTCCAGATAATAAGGACATTCCAACACCAAATAATAATACGCCCTATTCTTGGGCATGGGTTGATTTGCGCTCTGAACCGTGGGTATTGACCATGCCTCCCTCAGATGGTAATCGATATTATGTGTGTCAATGGGACGATATGTGGGGGTACGTAATTGATGCACCAGGCTCAATAATAGATGGACAAGACGGCGGGAATTACCTATTAACTACAAAAGACTTTGACAGACCAATTCCGAAAGGTATTAAGCGTGCGATTAATTCGGAATCTCAGTTTATTGGAACTTTAACTAGAACCGGAGTAAATGGTCAAGATGACATCCCAGCGATGGAGTATATACAAAATGGATATATTCTGCAACCATTGAGTTCATACATTGGATCTGAACCTAAAATAATAACAGAAAATATAAATTGGATTAGCTATGAATCGAGTGACTTAAAGAACATCAATTTCTTTAAGTACGCAAATTTTATGCTAGACTATATCATCCCAAATAAAGCAGATCAAACGATGCTTGAAAATGCAAAAAAAATTGGTATTGAAGCTGGCAGGGAATGGCAACTGGATAAAATGGACAGTTCATTTGCGCGAGCGATTAATACTGGCATAGAAGAAGCTCTTAAAGAAATTGATCAGCAGATAGCTATTACAAATGACGGTAAAAAGCTATTTAACACAAGAGAAATTATAGGTGAAGATTATTTAAATAGAACTGTTGGAGTAATTGTTGGGCAATTTGGGAATTACCCTTCTCAGGCTATGTATCCTAGCTTTAAAACCGACATTAAAGGCGAATTACTTGATGGAAGTAAAAAGAATTATTCAATAACTTTCTCTGCTGATGAATTACCAAAGTCTGACTATTTCTGGTCTTTTACAATGTACGATCTTCCAAATCGATTTTTGGTTGAAAACTCAATAAACAGATACAGCATAGGTAGTCAAACTAAATCATTGAAAAAGGATAAAGACGGTTCGATGACCATTTATTTCCAAACAGACTCTCCTGGTGCAAATAAAGAAGGTAATTGGTTACCTACTCCTGAAGGACCTTTCTACACTGTATTGCGCATTTATGGTCCTGATGACAATGTATTAAATGGATCTTATAAATTGCCAGAAATAATAGAAGTTCAAAATTAAGAGAGATTATTTTGAATCAGATAAAAAAGCATTTGCTAACAAAACCTAAACTGCATTGAAACGCAGTTTAGCCAAACCGTTGCCAACCATTAGATGAAAATTGCGAATGAAAGAATATTTCCTACTTCGATTTAAAATGCTAAACAGGAAAATGATTGATTTCGGACTTCCTCTTTTGATTGGATATACACTTTTACCATTTGTATTTGTTTTATTATCTAATTACTTATTTGAAAAAACAGAATTTGCTAATTATATTTACGGATTACTTGCAGTAAGTTTCGTTTCAAAATTAAGTGAACCAAAAAGAAATGATTTTTTAAAATCTATATTTAATAAATACAATTACAAAAAATTGAGAATATTAGAAAATATTATCTATTGTTTGCCTTTTACTCTTTTTTTAATTTATCAAAAACAATTTCTCTTTTCTGTAATATTAAATTTATGTGTCACTATTATAATGTTGTTCAACTTTAGCACAAATCTAAATGTAACAATTCCAACACCATTCAGTAAAAATCCTTTTGAATTTACTGTTGGCTTTAGAAAGACATTTTATGTTTTTCCAATAGCTTATTTCTTAACTTATATTTCAGTCACAGTTGGAAATTTTAACCTCGGTGTTTTTTCTATGCTATTAATTGGAATTACTTGCTTTTCCTATTATTCAAAAACAGAAAACGAATATTTTGTTTGGAATTACAATTTATCCTCAAAAGAATTTTTATTAGAAAAAATGAAAACGTGCTTAACCTATTTTTCAATTTTAAGTTTACCAATTATAATTACATTAGGGATTTCATTTTTTAATCAAATAGATATTTTAATTGTTTTTATTTTTTTATGTTATGCTTATCTCACGACAATAATTTTTGCTAAATATTCATCTTTCCCAAATGAAATGAATATGTCAAAAGTAATT
Proteins encoded:
- a CDS encoding Imm41 family immunity protein produces the protein MNKEEAINIINDNAESENNSYMDFMHERGLFDKHSFWKFYNSIRLLGYEFRNDESLPRELTKKILKSYEWHLILIGFHFDENDDSSIDNLPKDFSQYSLRLRCAVNAFIEGNPISDELEGYLNEDLDNKLKNDCPTIPKLH
- a CDS encoding toxin-antitoxin system YwqK family antitoxin, encoding MKFKLIILLFSISIYYGYSQEIVKQYHENGQLRIIGKMENGKPEGVWKIYHENGQLAEIGKVENGKQEGAWKTYHENGQLETEGKYANEKLDGAWKTYHESGQLKG
- a CDS encoding tetratricopeptide repeat protein; the encoded protein is MAIINKKNDMRVKKFILILILYSSGISLNAQTELDSLYAIWQDNAQLDSVRTKAYYNYIWKGFLYSKPDSALILAKNLVKYGADKKYPKAKNFGYNIQGIVYKNKSDYTKAMEFQEKSLALYKKEGDKENIASTLHNMAIIYRRTGNHVKALEYYNQSIMINKSINNQKGIANSLAGIGVIYSKQGNYPKAITYIDEGLKINEQLGDQTGIADFQINIGSVYLEQGDDVKALEYFNESLNFYKEQDNLYRLSEILNNIGLTSQNQGDYDQALSYFNQNKTINERLDNKIGIANDLNAIGLVYDNLGDDKKALDYYNQSFKIQKEFRDKNGMARSKINIGGVYLTQSNYSKSVDNCQKGYQLALSVNDLMAQRDACKCLYDAFKAKRKANEALFYMEKIRLLDDSLNLKETATKLQQMEFKKAILADSLEFSKKQAIGKMKLEKSENTKRAWIIGAVLLLLLAGVIYYGYRQKRKANRFLKERNAFEIENKKKAMTLFSQQVSPEVAKELLSDSYKSGANKVRACIMFLDIRGFTPFSESRNATEINQYQNDVFGFMIDIISAHNGIINQFMGDGFLASFGAPASPGNHSQNAVNASLEILKELEDRCSSGRLIDTKIGIGLHTGEIVTGNVGTAQRRQYSVTGNTVILASRIEQLNKQFKSELLLSKEVINDLNDIENYTFESLGFIQLKGRTEPVEVIKMASS
- a CDS encoding helix-turn-helix domain-containing protein, which produces MKNKDLAKRVKELRKRNGMSQELLAENSGLSLRTVQRIENGETQPTGDSIKRLSSALNVTPNELIDWHIIEDSKALLLLNLSQLGFIAFPLLGILIPLIIWTSKKDKIKDIDQVGKSILNFQISWTLLLFLLVIGLFITSKLELTTISFAGILITISAMYFLNFVVVITNTLKYHNGKSVKYPSVFKFLS
- a CDS encoding DUF1254 domain-containing protein — encoded protein: MDQNEIKRIAKETYIALFPLVYNYGTMYNQAINKNAPEYIGGFGVYKHYGLSTPDNKDIPTPNNNTPYSWAWVDLRSEPWVLTMPPSDGNRYYVCQWDDMWGYVIDAPGSIIDGQDGGNYLLTTKDFDRPIPKGIKRAINSESQFIGTLTRTGVNGQDDIPAMEYIQNGYILQPLSSYIGSEPKIITENINWISYESSDLKNINFFKYANFMLDYIIPNKADQTMLENAKKIGIEAGREWQLDKMDSSFARAINTGIEEALKEIDQQIAITNDGKKLFNTREIIGEDYLNRTVGVIVGQFGNYPSQAMYPSFKTDIKGELLDGSKKNYSITFSADELPKSDYFWSFTMYDLPNRFLVENSINRYSIGSQTKSLKKDKDGSMTIYFQTDSPGANKEGNWLPTPEGPFYTVLRIYGPDDNVLNGSYKLPEIIEVQN
- a CDS encoding ABC transporter permease, translating into MIDFGLPLLIGYTLLPFVFVLLSNYLFEKTEFANYIYGLLAVSFVSKLSEPKRNDFLKSIFNKYNYKKLRILENIIYCLPFTLFLIYQKQFLFSVILNLCVTIIMLFNFSTNLNVTIPTPFSKNPFEFTVGFRKTFYVFPIAYFLTYISVTVGNFNLGVFSMLLIGITCFSYYSKTENEYFVWNYNLSSKEFLLEKMKTCLTYFSILSLPIIITLGISFFNQIDILIVFIFLCYAYLTTIIFAKYSSFPNEMNMSKVILIGLSFMFPPILLIFIPLFYSQSIKKLNTILND